A portion of the Acidobacteriota bacterium genome contains these proteins:
- a CDS encoding DEAD/DEAH box helicase — MGRPREPAAGAQQDPENGSRRPTHDPRQGLLPGREPRRPRRAGASRARPPERGKVSRSPASPVPKAGFARLGLGPAVLRAVADAGYRAPRPIQERTIPAVLRGRDVLGLARTGTGKTAAFALPILDRLTERRAPGPRALVLAPTRELAAQIAGEFRTLARGTGLRTATVFGGVPERPQIAALRGQPDVVVACPGRLLDLLGRRLVRLERIETLVLDEADHMFDMGFLPDVRRILAALPARRQNLLFSATMPREIRALADRMLRGPLVVDLTRGGRLETIEHAIVPVEERAKRTALDRLLAEPGFASAIVFTRTKHRARRLAHQLSEAGRRAVALQGNMSQSARGRAMRGFRDRTYEILVATDIAARGIDVPGVSHVINFDMPGTPEAYTHRIGRTGRSGCDGKAYTLATRDDSEMVARVERRLGTPIPRLRTEGAGPGRDRSGPALRSRPRGSRSRGAGKARRSRW, encoded by the coding sequence ATCGGCCGGCCCCGTGAGCCGGCTGCCGGCGCCCAACAGGATCCGGAAAACGGATCGCGCCGTCCGACCCACGACCCTCGCCAAGGACTGTTGCCCGGCCGGGAACCCAGGCGGCCTCGCCGCGCGGGCGCGTCCCGCGCTCGGCCGCCGGAAAGAGGAAAAGTGTCCCGATCCCCCGCATCGCCGGTCCCGAAGGCCGGTTTCGCCCGCCTCGGCCTCGGCCCGGCCGTGCTCCGTGCCGTCGCGGACGCCGGATACCGCGCGCCGCGTCCGATCCAGGAACGAACCATTCCCGCCGTGCTTCGCGGCCGCGACGTTCTCGGGCTCGCCCGCACCGGCACCGGAAAGACCGCCGCCTTCGCGCTGCCGATCCTGGACCGGTTGACGGAGCGGCGGGCACCGGGGCCGCGCGCGCTCGTCCTCGCCCCGACGCGCGAACTCGCCGCTCAGATCGCCGGCGAGTTCCGAACACTGGCCCGGGGAACCGGGCTCCGGACGGCGACCGTTTTCGGCGGCGTCCCGGAGCGGCCCCAGATCGCCGCGCTCCGCGGCCAGCCGGATGTCGTCGTGGCCTGTCCCGGCCGTCTGCTCGACCTGCTGGGGCGGCGGCTCGTCCGTCTCGAGCGGATCGAAACGCTCGTTCTGGACGAGGCGGATCACATGTTCGACATGGGTTTCCTGCCCGACGTGCGGCGAATCCTCGCCGCCCTCCCGGCTCGGCGCCAGAACCTCCTCTTCTCCGCCACGATGCCCCGGGAGATCCGCGCGCTCGCCGACCGGATGCTTCGCGGGCCTCTCGTCGTCGACCTCACGCGGGGCGGCCGCCTGGAAACGATCGAGCACGCGATCGTGCCCGTCGAGGAACGGGCCAAGCGGACCGCTCTGGATCGGCTGCTCGCCGAGCCCGGTTTCGCATCGGCCATCGTCTTCACCCGCACGAAACACCGCGCCCGTCGCCTCGCCCACCAGCTCTCCGAGGCCGGGCGACGTGCGGTGGCGCTCCAGGGGAACATGAGTCAGAGCGCGCGCGGGCGCGCGATGCGGGGCTTCCGGGACCGCACCTACGAAATCCTCGTGGCCACCGACATCGCCGCCCGCGGCATCGACGTTCCGGGCGTTTCCCACGTGATCAACTTCGACATGCCGGGCACGCCCGAGGCCTACACGCACCGGATCGGCCGCACGGGCAGGAGCGGCTGCGACGGCAAGGCCTACACGCTCGCGACGAGGGATGACAGCGAGATGGTGGCCCGCGTCGAACGCCGGCTCGGGACGCCGATCCCTCGCCTTCGCACCGAAGGGGCTGGCCCGGGTCGGGACCGGTCGGGTCCCGCCCTTCGCTCCCGGCCAAGGGGAAGCCGGTCGCGCGGCGCCGGGAAGGCGCGGCGGAGCCGCTGGTGA
- a CDS encoding signal peptidase II, with the protein MGRPRRRLPGHDALRGQAVHRLRPGRRVSLCQPRLPLLDPDRLRNLPDRGRVFVGSRADLERAHSRLGERRRAGVDPGRRPRRRGLRFLARQRSHRVRALPRRRGELRRSGRRRLDHTDPRFDLPPQLLPHRGDRHLGRSLRRHGLRRLGRQPQRRSRHLLHPVHRWGEHVGPATPRERRSRRQWAGSVLPVDVGRRERLRPPDVARPSRGSRQPRLPHPHRDLARRRRDLRPEPPRHRSRLRRIAHRVSRRLRRARRRAWQSLPVLVRSPGGNRRGGRLRRAGTGVRLRHRFRRRVPARPRHRRLGRPGAPHRFRCGLRRGDGDGVRPGQRRRRPAGLLPLRGPAVPAGRAARPAARRRRPVRADPRPGSAWRRQLRQRHRPSGSPRSVRRHAGLPVSPAGSRPDQDRRRSLRHRAAVLGAVAAAGLAVDQAAKVAAAHWLAGRPPVEFLFGAVRFEFVLNKGAFLSFGASLPPTVRFALFVGLVSAFVVGAAGYALAAPRLRPAELAALSLIVTGGLGNLIDRLLLPGVRDFVSIGIGPLRTGIFNVADLLLVAGVFLLVPSLAPRAGGRDGP; encoded by the coding sequence CTGGGTCGGCCCCGGCGTCGCCTACCAGGGCACGACGCCCTTCGCGGACAAGCCGTACATCGCCTGCGCCCCGGACGACGGGTCTCCCTATGCCAACCGCGCCTACCTCTCCTGGACCCAGATCGGCTTCGGAACCTCCCCGATCGTGGTCGCGTATTCGTCGGATCACGGGCAGACCTGGAACGGGCGCACTCCCGTCTCGGGGAACGGAGGCGTGCAGGGGTCGATCCCGGTCGCCGGCCGCGACGGCGAGGTCTACGTTTTCTGGCGCGGCAACGGAGTCATCGGGTTCGCGCACTCCCTCGACGGCGGGGCGAACTTCGGCGCTCCGGGCGTCGTCGCCTCGATCACACCGATCCCCGATTCGACCTTCCGCCGCAACTCCTTCCCCACCGCGGCGATCGACACCTCGGGCGGTCCTTACGACGGCACGGTCTACGTCGCCTGGGCCGACAACCGCAACGGAGATCCCGACATTTACTTCACCCGGTCCACCGATGGGGGGAACACGTGGGACCCGCCACGCCGCGTGAACGACGATCCCGTCGGCAATGGGCGGGATCAGTTCTTCCCGTGGATGTCGGTCGACGAGAACGGCTACGTCCACCTGATGTGGCACGACCGTCGCGAGGATCCCGACAACCGCGACTACCACATCCGCATCGCGACCTCGCGCGACGGCGGCGCGACCTTCGACCGGAACCTCCGCGTCACCGATCTCGCCTCCGACGGATCGCTCACCGGGTTTCTCGGCGACTACGCCGCGCTCGCCGCCGGGCATGGCAATCTCTTCCCGTTCTGGTCCGATCTCCGGGCGGGAACCGGCGAGGAGGACGTTTACGTCGAGCGGGAACCGGTGTTCGACTACGACATCGTTTCAGGCGTCGCGTTCCGGCCCGACCGCGTCACCGTCGACTGGGACGACCAGGAGCCCCGCACCGGTTCCGGTGTGGTCTACGACGTGGTGACGGGGATGGTGTCCGACCTGGGCAGCGCCGACGCCGCCCAGCGGGCCTCCTGCCGCTACGAGGACCTGCCGTCCCCGCCGGCCGAGCTGCCCGACCTGCCGCCCGCCGGCGACGCCCTGTACGTGCTGATCCGCGCCCAGGGTCCGCGTGGAGACGGCAGCTTCGGCAGCGGCACCGACCATCCGGATCCCCGCGATCCGTTCGACGACACGCCGGCCTGCCTGTGAGCCCTGCCGGAAGCAGGCCGGACCAGGACAGACGCCGGAGCCTCCGGCACCGCGCAGCCGTGCTCGGCGCCGTCGCCGCCGCCGGACTCGCGGTCGATCAGGCGGCCAAGGTGGCGGCGGCCCACTGGCTCGCCGGTCGCCCTCCCGTCGAGTTCCTGTTCGGTGCGGTGCGGTTCGAGTTCGTCCTGAACAAGGGCGCCTTCCTCAGCTTCGGCGCCTCCCTTCCCCCCACGGTCCGGTTCGCCCTGTTCGTCGGGCTGGTCTCGGCCTTCGTGGTGGGCGCCGCGGGCTACGCGCTCGCGGCCCCACGCCTGAGGCCCGCCGAGCTGGCCGCCCTCTCGCTGATCGTCACCGGCGGCCTCGGCAACCTGATCGACCGGCTCCTGCTTCCGGGAGTGCGCGACTTCGTGAGCATCGGTATCGGCCCGCTCCGGACGGGCATCTTCAACGTCGCCGACCTTCTCCTCGTGGCCGGGGTCTTTCTCCTGGTCCCGAGCCTGGCTCCCCGTGCCGGGGGGCGCGACGGCCCCTGA
- a CDS encoding YaiI/YqxD family protein — MSAAQPSRRRVWVDADACPRPVREILRRAVERGRVSLVLVANRPLHGADRPHVTAIRVGDGFDAADRRIAGGCRQGDVAVTADIPLAAELVQRGVFVLTPRGEPITDANAGDRLALRDLHEELRASGAAVGGPPAYGPRDRRKFADRFDRLLTRLARDAEKAAARKRHPEPALRSPGRGPGGSPR, encoded by the coding sequence GTGAGCGCGGCCCAGCCCTCGAGGCGGCGGGTGTGGGTCGACGCGGACGCCTGTCCGAGACCGGTGCGGGAGATCCTGCGGCGGGCCGTCGAGCGGGGCCGCGTGTCGCTCGTCCTCGTCGCCAACCGCCCGCTCCACGGAGCGGATCGGCCGCACGTCACGGCGATCCGCGTCGGAGACGGTTTCGACGCGGCGGACCGGCGGATCGCCGGGGGTTGCCGGCAGGGTGACGTGGCGGTGACGGCGGACATTCCGCTGGCCGCCGAGCTGGTGCAGCGGGGGGTGTTCGTGCTCACGCCTCGCGGCGAGCCGATCACGGACGCGAACGCCGGTGACCGGTTGGCGCTGCGGGACCTGCACGAGGAGCTTCGCGCGAGCGGGGCGGCGGTGGGCGGCCCGCCGGCCTACGGTCCCAGGGACCGGCGCAAGTTCGCGGATCGGTTCGACCGGTTGCTGACCCGCCTCGCCCGCGACGCCGAGAAGGCCGCCGCGCGCAAAAGGCACCCGGAACCGGCGCTCAGATCTCCGGGTCGAGGGCCTGGCGGAAGTCCGCGATGA
- a CDS encoding aminotransferase class I/II-fold pyridoxal phosphate-dependent enzyme → MSRQHPRRARHPESLMMGYGYVPEWSEGAIKPPLFLTSTFVFKTAEEGEAYFRQAYGLDPETPDQPMGLIYSRLNNPVLEILEDRLRVWEEAEGALSFASGMAAISTAILALCRPGDQIVYTIPVYGGTDYFFRHIAPAYELEAIPVEAGPGFAERVSALKLERPRFLFVETPANPTTTMTDIAEAAELARTLRRPAPDGGDMPDAGACLLAVDNTFLGPVWQQPILLGADLSLYSATKFIGGHSDLIAGAVLGRRDLIERIRVFRTIMGSMSEPFSAWLMLRSLETLRIRMEAQQRNAIALARFLAGHPAVARVHYPGLLDESSQEGRIYQRQCRGPGSLIAFEMKKGEDKAAAFRVLNRLGLAHLAVSLGGTETLAEHPATMTHADVPPEEQRRAGITPGMIRVSCGVEHIDDLIADFRQALDPEI, encoded by the coding sequence ATGAGCCGCCAGCATCCGCGCCGCGCGCGCCACCCCGAATCGCTGATGATGGGGTACGGCTACGTCCCCGAGTGGTCGGAGGGGGCGATCAAGCCGCCCCTTTTCCTCACCTCGACCTTCGTTTTCAAGACCGCCGAGGAGGGGGAAGCGTACTTCCGCCAGGCCTACGGGCTCGATCCGGAGACGCCGGATCAGCCGATGGGGCTGATCTACAGCCGCCTGAACAACCCGGTTCTCGAGATCCTCGAGGACCGTCTCCGCGTGTGGGAGGAGGCCGAGGGCGCGCTCAGCTTCGCCTCGGGGATGGCGGCGATCTCCACCGCCATCCTGGCGCTGTGCCGGCCCGGGGACCAGATCGTCTACACCATCCCCGTTTACGGCGGGACCGACTACTTCTTCCGCCATATCGCGCCCGCCTACGAGCTCGAGGCGATTCCGGTGGAGGCCGGTCCCGGCTTCGCGGAGCGCGTGTCGGCTTTGAAGCTGGAGCGCCCCCGCTTCCTGTTCGTCGAGACGCCGGCGAATCCGACCACCACGATGACCGATATCGCCGAGGCGGCGGAGCTGGCGCGCACCCTCCGCCGGCCCGCTCCGGACGGCGGCGACATGCCGGATGCCGGCGCCTGCTTGCTCGCCGTGGACAACACGTTCCTCGGCCCGGTGTGGCAGCAGCCGATTCTCCTGGGTGCCGATCTTTCGCTCTATTCGGCGACGAAGTTCATCGGGGGCCACTCCGACCTGATCGCCGGCGCCGTGCTGGGCCGCCGCGACCTCATCGAGCGCATTCGGGTCTTCCGAACGATCATGGGCTCGATGAGCGAGCCCTTCTCGGCGTGGCTGATGCTCCGCTCGCTCGAAACCCTCCGAATCCGGATGGAAGCCCAGCAGCGCAACGCGATCGCGCTCGCCCGCTTCCTCGCGGGACATCCGGCGGTGGCGCGGGTGCACTATCCCGGCCTTCTCGACGAGTCGAGCCAAGAGGGCCGGATCTACCAGCGCCAGTGCCGGGGCCCGGGCTCGCTGATCGCCTTCGAGATGAAGAAGGGAGAGGACAAGGCCGCCGCCTTCCGGGTCCTGAACCGTCTCGGACTCGCCCACCTGGCGGTCAGTCTGGGCGGCACGGAGACGCTGGCCGAGCACCCGGCGACGATGACCCACGCCGACGTTCCCCCCGAAGAGCAGCGCCGGGCGGGGATCACCCCGGGGATGATCCGCGTTTCCTGCGGTGTCGAGCACATCGACGACCTCATCGCGGACTTCCGCCAGGCCCTCGACCCGGAGATCTGA
- a CDS encoding exo-alpha-sialidase: MNPIRLLALALAAGLAAAAAAALVPPPTAIPDRPVITYDPPTTPQTLEAAGAGTNVRVNQDSSGRDQNETTIAVSPIDPGYLVGGANDARSGSWGAGVYVSHDGGRTWTDGLMPFRKYPNQGDPTVAFCGDGIPVYAYLDYVGAYQPHRLISAHSVDGGQSWVGPGVAYQGTTPFADKPYIACAPDDGSPYANRAYLSWTQIGFGTSPIVVAYSSDHGQTWNGRTPVSGNGGVQGSIPVAGRDGEVYVFWRGNGVIGFAHSLDGGANFGAPGVVASITPIPDSTFRRNSFPTAAIDTSGGPYDGTVYVAWADNRNGDPDIYFTRSTDGGNTWDPPRRVNDDPVGNGRDQFFPWMSVDENGYVHLMWHDRREDPDNRDYHIRIATSRDGGATFDRNLRVTDLASDGSLTGFLGDYAALAAGHGNLFPFWSDLRAGTGEEDVYVEREPVFDYDIVSGVAFRPDRVTVDWDDQEPRTGSGVVYDVVTGMVSDLGSADAAQRASCRYEDLPSPPAELPDLPPAGDALYVLIRAQGPRGDGSFGSGTDHPDPRDPFDDTPACL; encoded by the coding sequence ATGAATCCGATCCGCCTTCTCGCGCTCGCGCTCGCCGCGGGTCTCGCCGCGGCGGCGGCCGCCGCGCTCGTACCCCCTCCGACGGCGATCCCCGACCGGCCGGTGATCACCTACGACCCCCCGACCACGCCCCAGACCCTCGAAGCGGCGGGCGCGGGGACGAACGTGCGCGTCAACCAGGACAGCTCGGGACGGGACCAGAACGAAACGACGATCGCGGTCAGCCCGATCGATCCGGGCTACCTGGTCGGCGGCGCGAACGACGCCCGCTCGGGCAGTTGGGGGGCCGGCGTCTACGTCTCGCACGACGGCGGCCGGACCTGGACGGACGGCCTGATGCCGTTCCGCAAGTACCCGAACCAGGGCGATCCGACCGTCGCCTTCTGCGGTGACGGGATCCCCGTGTACGCCTACCTGGACTACGTCGGCGCCTACCAGCCTCACCGGCTGATCAGCGCGCACTCGGTGGACGGCGGCCAGAGCTGGGTCGGCCCCGGCGTCGCCTACCAGGGCACGACGCCCTTCGCGGACAAGCCGTACATCGCCTGCGCCCCGGACGACGGGTCTCCCTATGCCAACCGCGCCTACCTCTCCTGGACCCAGATCGGCTTCGGAACCTCCCCGATCGTGGTCGCGTATTCGTCGGATCACGGGCAGACCTGGAACGGGCGCACTCCCGTCTCGGGGAACGGAGGCGTGCAGGGGTCGATCCCGGTCGCCGGCCGCGACGGCGAGGTCTACGTTTTCTGGCGCGGCAACGGAGTCATCGGGTTCGCGCACTCCCTCGACGGCGGGGCGAACTTCGGCGCTCCGGGCGTCGTCGCCTCGATCACACCGATCCCCGATTCGACCTTCCGCCGCAACTCCTTCCCCACCGCGGCGATCGACACCTCGGGCGGTCCTTACGACGGCACGGTCTACGTCGCCTGGGCCGACAACCGCAACGGAGATCCCGACATTTACTTCACCCGGTCCACCGATGGGGGGAACACGTGGGACCCGCCACGCCGCGTGAACGACGATCCCGTCGGCAATGGGCGGGATCAGTTCTTCCCGTGGATGTCGGTCGACGAGAACGGCTACGTCCACCTGATGTGGCACGACCGTCGCGAGGATCCCGACAACCGCGACTACCACATCCGCATCGCGACCTCGCGCGACGGCGGCGCGACCTTCGACCGGAACCTCCGCGTCACCGATCTCGCCTCCGACGGATCGCTCACCGGGTTTCTCGGCGACTACGCCGCGCTCGCCGCCGGGCATGGCAATCTCTTCCCGTTCTGGTCCGATCTCCGGGCGGGAACCGGCGAGGAGGACGTTTACGTCGAGCGGGAACCGGTGTTCGACTACGACATCGTTTCAGGCGTCGCGTTCCGGCCCGACCGCGTCACCGTCGACTGGGACGACCAGGAGCCCCGCACCGGTTCCGGTGTGGTCTACGACGTGGTGACGGGGATGGTGTCCGACCTGGGCAGCGCCGACGCCGCCCAGCGGGCCTCCTGCCGCTACGAGGACCTGCCGTCCCCGCCGGCCGAGCTGCCCGACCTGCCGCCCGCCGGCGACGCCCTGTACGTGCTGATCCGCGCCCAGGGTCCGCGTGGAGACGGCAGCTTCGGCAGCGGCACCGACCATCCGGATCCCCGCGATCCGTTCGACGACACGCCGGCCTGCCTGTGA